A stretch of Brassica rapa cultivar Chiifu-401-42 chromosome A08, CAAS_Brap_v3.01, whole genome shotgun sequence DNA encodes these proteins:
- the LOC103832705 gene encoding uncharacterized protein LOC103832705, with amino-acid sequence MASKLVIIIVFILDLIAVGLAIAAEQRRSVGKVVPDKEKVYEYCEYGSDIATSYGAGAFVLLLTTQVIIMLASKCFCCGKALSPGGSRACAIILFLICWVFFLIAEICLLAASIRNAYHTKYRKMWNVDEPPSCEVIRKGVFAAGASFALFTAIVSQFYYVCYSRARDDYKNPPY; translated from the exons TTCATTCTTGATCTCATCGCTGTTGGACTAGCCATTGCCGCCGAGCAAAGAAGAAGCGTC GGTAAGGTTGTACCTGACAAGGAGAAAGTATATGAGTACTGTGAGTATGGCTCAGACATAGCTACAAGTTATGGTGCTGGTGCTTTTGTGCTTCTCTTGACAACTCAAGTCATTATTATGTTGGCTAGCAAGTGCTTCTGCTGCGGCAAGGCTCTTAGCCCTGGTGGTTCAAGAGCTTGTGCCATCATCCTCTTCCTCATTTGCtg GGTGTTTTTCTTGATTGCTGAGATATGTTTGCTCGCGGCATCAATCAGAAACGCGTACCACACTAAGTACAGGAAGATGTGGAACGTGGATGAGCCTCCTAGCTGTGAAGTGATACGTAAAGGAGTGTTTGCAGCTGGTGCTTCATTCGCACTCTTCACTGCTATAGTCTCTCAGTTCTACTACGTCTGCTATTCTCGTGCCAGAGATGATTACAAGAACCCACCTTACTAG